The genome window TTCAACACGCCCTAGTGGTGCTCAAATCGTGCCACCAACTTCTCACCTTGCTCTTGGCTAATACGCGCTATTGAGTTGAGCATATTAGTCACTTCGCGTCTGTCGTATTCATTAGTTACATGTTCATTTATGTCATCAACAATCGCATTTAAATAATTAAATAAACTGTTGCGTGCATCGGTATCTTTATGGGCAACAAACAAAATATTTTTAAATGCCTCAAGCACGTTTGTCATTACGTATGCATCGCCTTTGGCGTAATTACGCAGCGGTGTAAAGTTGTCGTGTAATAACTCATCAAAGCTTGTTTCATGAAGGTATAACAATGGGGCATTATCACTGTGCTTAAACGAGTAGTTAATATCGTTAATTGACAGCCTTTGGATAAGTAAAATACTCAGCATATCAATTGATTTAACCGCAGTACCTGGATCGTTTATGCCCGGGCTCATTGCCTTAACTGCAATTTCTGATATTTGCGTTAACCCATAACGGTAATGATCGCTGATGTACTCTTCTATATAAAAAATAAAGCAGTCGAGAATTTTATTTATCAACTCTTCATCGTTTGCTATATCTTTATTACATTTTAAAAACGGATAGCCTTTAACTGTAAAATAGCCTTGGTTAACAGAGATATACACCTTTATATCTTGCTCTGCCAAAATGGCACACAGCTTATCGGTATGTACGCCTTTATAATATCCCTCTGTTTTACTGCTTACCGAATGCCACTTGCTAAAGTCTGGAAAGTCTTCAACTGGGTTCTCTTGCTGTCTTTGTATTATTGTTTTAATTTCGTTTTTAGTTTGGCTAAACAAGCCATTTAATACGTTATCAACCTGAATGGCACGAGAGATTGAATGTATAAAAAATACAAACAAACCTAATGAAATCAAACCAAAAATAAGTGCAAACAACACACCAATTGAAGGAATAGCCGTACTGCCACCTTCAAGTTTATTAATATTTATAAGCATAATAATTGAGTAAATTATGCTGCCTAAATAAAATCCCAAAACCATTTGGTGTGATTTACGCGTAATAAGCCCAGGCACTACGCGGGGCGATAAACTCGCACTGGCCGAATTTAAAACCACCATTACCATCGAAAAACTAAACACGGTAAGCGAAATAATACTACCCGCTAAAGTGCTTAAAATAGTACGCGCGTTTTCGGCGCTATCAACAAGTACAACCGATATAAACGATTTTAGCTGCTCAATAGGGGCTAAATATTCAACCGACATAGTTATAATGGCAAATACTAAAAAGCCCACTGAAAGCATAGAAGGGTAAAAGCCAATACTGTTAATCATTTCACGGTAACTGTCGGCTACTTTGCGAGGTACAAACATAAAATCCTTATGTATTTTTCTACTTACTTAATACCCTTAGCTTAGCATAGGCATTTATTAAACTTCTGATAATGCTGCTCAAATTTATATGTTATTATCACGCCCACAATAATAAAGCGCATGCTTATGCGATAAAAATAACAGGAAAACGCCGTGATCATTTCAACTTATGCTGCATTACTTGCATTCTTTTACATTTATTTGAGCTTTAACGTAATAAAAGTGCGCCGCGCGGAGCAGATATCACTTGGTGATAATGGTAACGCAACGCTACAACGTGCTGTGCGTGCCCACGCTAACTTTATGGAGTACGTGCCAATTGCTTTGATTTTGCTTTTTTTAGCAGAGTACCAAGGGCTTGCTAGCCATTACTGTCATATATTAGGTGGTGCGTTATTAATAGGCCGTGTGTTTCAAAATTTAGGCATAGTAGAAAAAAGCCTGAAATATCGCCAAATTGGTACCATTACTACATTTTTAGTGATTATTGTTAGCGCCTTTGTATTGCTAGTGACACGCGGATAATTAAAGAAAAGTTAATGAGCAAAATATTTATAATAGGTTTACCACGTACCGGCACTACTAGTGTGTGCCACGCATTTTTAGAGCTTGGTATTACAACGGCGCATACCGCGTATACTAATGCTTGTTTTGAAAATGCTAACGCGATTGCCGACACTCCCATATTTAATGACTTTAAAGCGCTTGATATTCATTACCCACACTCTAAATTTATTTATTTAGAGCGCGAACTTGGTGCATGGCTTGTATCAATAAAACAGCTTTTAACGCGTATGCACACTAATTTAACCCGTGCAGACGGGGGCTTTAATATTCATATAAAACGCTGTTATTTAAATACGTTTAGTGAGCTTTCGCTTAATAATATTAGCGACGATAGTTACTTAGCTCACTGCTATAAAACACATTTTAATGATGCTCAAACGTACTTTAAGAACCGTGATCACGATTTTTTATCCATTGATATAGCAAAGCCTGATGGCTATAAAAAGCTATGCAATTTTTTAGCGTTAAAAAGTGATAAAACTGATTTTGAAAAAATGAATATGGGTGGCAAAGTTACCGCGTGGAACGATATTAAACACCCGTTAAAAGTTGAATCTACCGCTAAAGGACGGATAGATAAATTACTGCCTTACAAGATTTTTTAAATCAAATACGTTAAAATCCCCGCATTATTATTTAAGTTGTACAGAACATGTTTGAATTAAAATACCACACCCCATTTGAATGGACCGAAGTTGTCCTTGCTGACTTTAATACTTTTTTACAAGATCACGCCGCTGCAGAAAAAAAAGCATCGGGTATGGCTATGTCTATGCTTTCGCATTATCCAGACAAACGTAAATTAGTAAAAGCTATGACCGATTTAGCGCTAGAAGAATTAATACACTTTAAACAAGTACTTAAATTGCTTTTAGAGCGCGATGTAAACCTAGGTGACGACAAAAAAGATCCGTACATAAAACAAATACGTGCACTGTTTAGACATGGTCGTGATGGTTTTTTAATGGACCGATTACTGGTTGGCGGTGTAATTGAAGCACGTGGCCACGAGCGTTTTTCTTTAGTTGCACAAGCGCTTCCTGAGGGTAAAGAAAAAGATTTTTATGTTGCTATTGCTAAGTCAGAAGAAAAACATAAAAACCTATTTGTAGAACTAGCTTACGAATACTTTGAAAAAGAAGAAGTTGATGTTCGTCTAGAAGAGCTGCTTATAGCTGAAGCTAAAATCTGTGAAAGCATCCCGTTTACAGCCGCTTTGCATTAATTAAAACTAGCGTAAAGCGTATTTTCACTCGCTTTGCGCCACACACCTCTGCTCTTATTTCTTTGTTAACCTCTTCATGAATTGTTGATTTGCAATTTGCGAATCAAAATAATAAAAAACACGTTTATACATCTTAATCCATTGATTATAAATACAAAAACCCTTGGTCTCATACTTGCTACCTATACAGTAAGCAAATTGAGGGAAAGGCTTATGTTAAAATTTATTTTTATACTATTGCTAATATCTTTTACCGCTATGGGCAGTGAAAGTCATTTAGATTATATAGAAAATGCAAATGGTGAGCGGGTACAAAAAGTATCGCACTTAGTTAAATGGACGCATACTCGCTTTGTGTTTACCCGTGATATTTCTCGTATTGCACTTGGCCACGAAACAACACTTGATGTGAACGTGGTA of Pseudoalteromonas arctica A 37-1-2 contains these proteins:
- a CDS encoding DUF2254 domain-containing protein, coding for MFVPRKVADSYREMINSIGFYPSMLSVGFLVFAIITMSVEYLAPIEQLKSFISVVLVDSAENARTILSTLAGSIISLTVFSFSMVMVVLNSASASLSPRVVPGLITRKSHQMVLGFYLGSIIYSIIMLININKLEGGSTAIPSIGVLFALIFGLISLGLFVFFIHSISRAIQVDNVLNGLFSQTKNEIKTIIQRQQENPVEDFPDFSKWHSVSSKTEGYYKGVHTDKLCAILAEQDIKVYISVNQGYFTVKGYPFLKCNKDIANDEELINKILDCFIFYIEEYISDHYRYGLTQISEIAVKAMSPGINDPGTAVKSIDMLSILLIQRLSINDINYSFKHSDNAPLLYLHETSFDELLHDNFTPLRNYAKGDAYVMTNVLEAFKNILFVAHKDTDARNSLFNYLNAIVDDINEHVTNEYDRREVTNMLNSIARISQEQGEKLVARFEHH
- a CDS encoding MAPEG family protein, translated to MIISTYAALLAFFYIYLSFNVIKVRRAEQISLGDNGNATLQRAVRAHANFMEYVPIALILLFLAEYQGLASHYCHILGGALLIGRVFQNLGIVEKSLKYRQIGTITTFLVIIVSAFVLLVTRG
- a CDS encoding sulfotransferase → MSKIFIIGLPRTGTTSVCHAFLELGITTAHTAYTNACFENANAIADTPIFNDFKALDIHYPHSKFIYLERELGAWLVSIKQLLTRMHTNLTRADGGFNIHIKRCYLNTFSELSLNNISDDSYLAHCYKTHFNDAQTYFKNRDHDFLSIDIAKPDGYKKLCNFLALKSDKTDFEKMNMGGKVTAWNDIKHPLKVESTAKGRIDKLLPYKIF
- a CDS encoding tRNA-(ms[2]io[6]A)-hydroxylase — protein: MFELKYHTPFEWTEVVLADFNTFLQDHAAAEKKASGMAMSMLSHYPDKRKLVKAMTDLALEELIHFKQVLKLLLERDVNLGDDKKDPYIKQIRALFRHGRDGFLMDRLLVGGVIEARGHERFSLVAQALPEGKEKDFYVAIAKSEEKHKNLFVELAYEYFEKEEVDVRLEELLIAEAKICESIPFTAALH